Proteins encoded in a region of the Thermocaproicibacter melissae genome:
- a CDS encoding YgaP family membrane protein, which yields MKKWVSSTTERVPQHTCEKINKRIRACTVCRIHLLQNSSEEELTDRIRELDEEWDTERVLEANAGMLVTTASLAGYMKSKCPCFLFTGAVGYCLLQHAVQGWCPSIPFIRRAGIRTAKEIQDEKTVMKLMRGDFMQGIGNPDEILRMAEM from the coding sequence ATGAAAAAATGGGTTTCTTCCACAACGGAGAGAGTACCGCAGCATACCTGCGAAAAGATAAATAAAAGAATACGGGCATGCACCGTCTGCCGGATTCATCTCCTTCAAAACAGCAGCGAAGAGGAGCTGACCGACCGGATTCGGGAGCTGGACGAGGAATGGGACACGGAAAGGGTTCTGGAAGCGAACGCCGGAATGCTGGTAACAACCGCGTCGCTGGCCGGCTATATGAAGAGCAAATGCCCCTGTTTCCTGTTTACCGGCGCGGTGGGGTATTGCCTTTTGCAGCATGCCGTTCAGGGCTGGTGCCCGTCCATTCCGTTTATCCGCCGCGCGGGCATCCGCACCGCGAAGGAAATTCAGGATGAAAAGACCGTCATGAAGCTGATGCGGGGCGATTTCATGCAGGGAATCGGGAACCCGGACGAAATACTGCGCATGGCGGAAATGTAA